The following are from one region of the Salvia splendens isolate huo1 chromosome 2, SspV2, whole genome shotgun sequence genome:
- the LOC121792951 gene encoding protein NETWORKED 1D-like, whose translation MAKLSHSDSRRMYSWWWDSHISPKNSKWLQENLTDMDVKVKSMIKLLEAEEDSFARRAEMYYKKRPELMKMVEEFYRAYRALAERYDHATGVIRHAHRTMTEAQVPMVFADDSPASSLSGADPRTPDLIGGLTDDSDNGTRKRTSKPFIGSFRPIERVRRGLNFDEAGDKVEGVFSNENNHVDDKSSLNLEQQSDSKEIIALKEAIAKLEAEKEASIVQHQQTLDKLSQLETEISRTREDFSMLNDHANKADTEVAVLNRALATLEAEKESKFQDYQNCLDRISELQTTVSTTQDDAQKLGERAKSAEVEAQSLKSDLDILAVEKDAALNQYMESLKIISNTENKLRLAEENSSGFKVRAEKAESEVESLRQAISKLTEEKESTALQYQQCLETISSLEQKLTLANEEAKRLNGEIENGVSKLKGAEEQCLILEKSNQSLQSELESLMLKMGTQSQELTEKQKELGRLWAAVQEERLRFVDAETAFQTLQHLHAQTQEELRTMASELQNRAQLLKVAETQNHTLQDEVLKVKQENKHLDELNSSSALSIQDMRNEISSLTESTEKLEEEVELRLDQRNALQREIYCLKEELNDLNMKHLSILNQVHEVGLNPESLGSSVKELQDENSNLKETCQRECTDKADLLLKLEIMEQLLEKNSLLETSLSGLNAELNAVRGKIEELEQSCQSLTQERSGLLDEKETLTTQLLETNKNLEKLTENNTVLELSLSDAHHQLEALKAKSKILEDSCQLLVNEKADLMSENDSLTSQLEQTQRRLVDLEKLHGELEGRCENLENEKESTLRKVEELQVSLEAEKQEHSSSIEMNKARLTGFQSDMHVLQEEHRRSKRELDHVHDSAIASEIEIFVLRTTAQVMKENYCSLVTKNRRLIEQSSLSEKEISRLEHDNLWHQSEIRLMSDHVSTLRSGTRQLLKVLSIAEDCVSADNVELDQVYISQLSSTLRHLKKSFCDADEENLEWSVAFSVLVTWIKELGLHSKNVEVEKGKLEHEFKLKTEQVLQLQSDSSTLLEINEELKSKLREEDRHKEALMVQIENLNSKLTDMQVTCQDLQSEKLQSSEEKRSLMDSIMHSEEKHNLLEEEYYVLCDKVLALENLSFIFQSFAEEKLRVLRDLGDDHNKLNVVNTALIGKLSVAEGRLEESKLENLHLKERLQKTDNELKAVATDKEQLSVEIENGKKILHQMAQELQEAEEKIILAEKKKLELSKSVEDLRMEYNQIKMARDEQESQILKLSTDSDNLSKENNFLKDSIMHYEEKHNVLEEENYVLCDKVFALENLSLIFQSFAEEKLRVLRDLGDDHNKLNVMNTALIGKLSVTEGMLGESKLENLHLKERLQKTDNELKAVATDKDHLSVEIEIGKEVLHQMTQELQEAGEKIILAEKKKLELIKSVEDLRMEYNEIKMAREQQESQILQLSIDSENLSKKNNFLMDSIMQYEEKHNVLEEENYVLCDKVLALENLSLIFQCFADEKLRVLRDVGDDHSKLNVMNTALIGNLSVAEGKFEESKLKNLHLTERLQKTDSELKAVATDKDLLSLEIEIGKEVLHQMAQELQEAGEKIILAEKKKKELSKCVENLRMENNEVKIARDKQENQILKLSTDGDNLRKENNFLMDSIMHYEEKHNVLEEENYVLCDKVLALENLSLIFQSFADEKLRVLRDLGDDHNKLNVMNTALIGKLSAAEGRLEESKLENLQLKERLQKTDNELKAVVTDKDQLSVEIEIGKEILHQMAQEFQEAGERIILAEKKTLELSNSSEDLRMEYNEVKIARDEQENLILKLSTDSGNLSKENNFLRDATQKLESSLQVLQDNHDKSKLQEENLHLQLDKKINEINELGAQTVSLFGQLQHSMISQVLYEQKFYELYDACLGYIDQNEVLKNQLDAFRPEIVSFKECISSLEDQTDIHIKFQNPEDGDLQDGQGTGISPESIRSEDKKVLSPVSDLHDLRVRLEAVVKAAVEIKDLMVQENIVLHSKLDQSLRQIELLQSESGKHHRNRRPTSEITVEDSALLTKDIVLDQVSDGSYHYSKKEAADVDSQIVELWETAEPDGTVGLTIGKSNRTIPPSTTATSDIRRSKSTRKQKGSFAASSDAIDEDLSVDKLEISKRSTNSFQEGNKRKVLERLDSDVQKLANLQITVHDLKRKLEVTEKGKRGKAVIECETLKRQLDEADRSVMQLFDLNGRLMKSIDDRSFSDSKSSFDFEGEDGARRRRVSEQARRMSEKIGRIQLEVQKLQFILLKLDEKDGVSKMSDRRILLRDYLYGGGRGGQRRKKGHFCACVKPSTLED comes from the exons ATGGCCAAATTGTCGCATTCGGATTCCAGGCGAATGTATTCATGGTGGTGGGATAGCCATATCAGccccaaaaattcaaaatggcTCCAGGAGAATCTCACAG ATATGGATGTCAAAGTTAAATCAATGATAAAGCTTCTTGAAGCGGAAGAGGACTCCTTTGCGAGGAGAGCAGAGATGTACTACAAGAAAAGACCAGAGCTTATGAAAATGGTTGAGGAGTTTTACAGAGCCTATCGTGCATTGGCCGAAAGATATGATCATGCGACTGGTGTGATTAGACATGCCCATCGAACTATGACTGAAGCTCAAGTGCCTATGGTGTTTGCTGATGATTCACCTGCTAGTTCTCTTTCTGGAGCTGATCCTAGAACACCAGATTTG ATTGGAGGGCTCACTGATGATTCTGATAATGGGACTAGAAAAAGGACTTCAAAACCGTTCATTGGTTCATTCAGGCCAATTGAGCGGGTGAGGAGAGGTCTGAATTTTGACGAGGCGGGTGATAAAGTTGAAGGCGTGTTTAGCAATGAGAACAACCATGTTGATGATAAAAGTTCATTAAACTTGGAACAGCAAAGTGATTCTAAGGAGATTATAGCATTGAAGGAAGCCATTGCCAAACTGGAAGCCGAAAAAGAAGCTAGCATTGTTCAGCACCAGCAAACTTTAGATAAACTGTCACAACTGGAGACTGAAATCTCCAGAACCAGGGAGGATTTTAGTATGCTTAACGATCATGCAAATAAGGCTGATACTGAAGTTGCTGTGCTAAACAGAGCTCTAGCGACATTAGAAGCTGAAAAGGAATCCAAGTTTCAAGACTACCAAAACTGCTTGGACAGGATATCTGAGCTACAGACTACAGTATCTACGACACAAGATGATGCCCAGAAACTTGGTGAAAGAGCTAAGAGTGCTGAAGTTGAAGCACAATCGTTGAAAAGTGATCTGGATATATTAGCTGTCGAGAAGGATGCTGCTCTCAATCAGTACATGGAATCGCTGAAGATAATATCAAACACGGAGAATAAATTACGGCTTGCTGAAGAAAATTCTTCTGGGTTTAAAGTGAGAGCTGAAAAAGCAGAAAGTGAAGTGGAAAGTCTTAGACAAGCGATCTCCAAATTGACCGAGGAAAAGGAAAGTACAGCTCTGCAGTACCAGCAGTGCTTGGAGACAATTTCAAGTCTGGAGCAGAAACTCACATTGGCCAACGAGGAGGCGAAGCGCCTCAATGGGGAGATAGAAAATGGAGTGTCCAAGTTAAAAGGTGCTGAGGAACAATGTCTGATCTTGGAAAAATCCAACCAGTCTCTTCAGTCTGAGTTGGAATCTTTGATGTTGAAGATGGGAACTCAATCTCAAGAGCTTACTGAGAAGCAGAAGGAACTGGGAAGACTTTGGGCTGCCGTACAAGAAGAACGATTGCGCTTTGTAGATGCTGAAACTGCGTTCCAGACTTTACAGCATTTGCATGCACAAACTCAGGAGGAGCTCCGAACTATGGCTTCTGAGCTGCAGAATCGGGCTCAACTCTTGAAGGTTGCCGAGACCCAAAATCACACTTTACAAGATGAAGTTCTAAAGGTTAAGCAGGAGAACAAGCATCTAGATGAGCTGAACTCATCTTCTGCATTATCAATACAGGATATGCGAAATGAGATTTCTAGCTTAACGGAATCAACAGAAAAACTTGAGGAGGAAGTTGAGCTAAGGCTAGACCAGAGAAACGCTCTGCAGCGAGAGATCTATTGCTTGAAAGAGGAACTAAATGATCTGAACATGAAGCACCTTTCAATTTTGAACCAGGTACATGAAGTAGGCTTGAATCCAGAATCCTTGGGATCGTCAGTGAAGGAATTGCAGGATGAGAATTCCAATCTGAAAGAAACTTGCCAGAGGGAATGTACTGATAAAGCAGATCTCCTGCTGAAATTGGAGATTATGGAACAGCTTCTCGAGAAAAACTCGCTCTTGGAGACCTCCCTTTCTGGTTTGAATGCTGAACTAAATGCTGTTAGAGGGAAGATAGAAGAGCTAGAACAATCTTGCCAATCTCTTACGCAAGAGAGATCTGGTCTTCTCGATGAGAAGGAGACTCTCACGACACAATTGCTGGAAACAAACAAGAATCTAGAGAAACTCACAGAGAACAACACAGTTCTAGAACTCTCCCTGTCTGATGCACACCATCAGCTTGAAGCTTTAAAGGCTAAATCAAAAATCTTGGAAGATTCATGCCAGTTGCTTGTAAACGAGAAAGCTGATTTGATGAGTGAAAATGACAGTTTAACTTCTCAGCTGGAACAGACTCAGAGAAGACTGGTAGATCTGGAGAAACTTCATGGAGAACTTGAAGGAAGATGTGAGAATCTAGAAAATGAGAAAGAATCAACTCTTCGGAAAGTTGAAGAGTTGCAAGTGTCATTGGAGGCAGAGAAGCAAGAACATTCAAGCAGTATCGAGATGAACAAAGCTCGACTGACTGGGTTCCAATCTGACATGCATGTTCTGCAAGAAGAACACAGAAGAAGTAAGAGAGAACTCGATCATGTGCATGATAGTGCCATAGCTAGTGAAATTGAGATATTTGTGTTACGCACGACTGCCCAGGTGATGAAAGAAAACTATTGCTCCCTGGTCACAAAGAATCGCAGACTTATTGAGCAGTCTAGTTTATCGGAAAAGGAGATCTCACGGCTAGAGCATGACAATCTCTGGCATCAGTCTGAAATTAGATTGATGTCAGATCATGTTAGTACTCTAAGATCAGGGACTCGTCAGTTATTGAAGGTTCTCAGCATTGCTGAGGATTGTGTCTCTGCGGATAATGTGGAACTAGATCAGGTTTACATCAGCCAGCTATCAAGTACACTCCGCCATTTGAAGAAATCATTCTGTGACGCTGATGAAGAAAATCTGGAGTGGTCTGTTGCATTCTCGGTTCTTGTCACATGGATTAAGGAACTGGGATTACATTCAAAGAATGTCGAGGTTGAAAAGGGCAAACTAGAGCATGAGTTCAAGCTGAAGACTGAGCAGGTGTTACAGTTGCAGAGTGACTCTTCTACACTCCTTGAGATAAATGAAGAATTAAAGTCAAAACTGAGGGAGGAAGACCGCCATAAGGAAGCTCTGATGGTCCAGATTGAGAATTTGAACTCAAAGCTAACAGACATGCAAGTAACTTGCCAGGACTTACAAAGTGAAAAACTACAGAGTTCTGAGGAGAAAAGATCTTTAATGGATAGTATCATGCACTCCGAGGAAAAACATAATCTTCTGGAAGAGGAATATTATGTCTTATGTGATAAAGTGTTAGCTCTTGAGAACCTATCCTTCATTTTCCAAAGCTTCGCTGAAGAGAAACTTAGGGTGCTAAGAGATCTTGGTGATGATCACAATAAACTTAACGTGGTGAACACTGCCCTTATCGGAAAGTTGAGTGTGGCTGAGGGCAGGCTTGAAGAGTCAAAACTCGAGAATCTTCATCTCAAGGAGCGGCTGCAGAAGACTGATAATGAGCTCAAGGCTGTAGCAACAGACAAAGAGCAGTTGAGTGTTGAGATtgaaaatggaaagaaaatTTTGCATCAGATGGCACAAGAACTCCAGGAAGCAGAAGAGAAGATAATTCTAGCAGAGAAAAAGAAACTAGAGTTGAGTAAAAGTGTTGAAGATCTTAGAATGGAATACAATCAGAtcaaaatggctcgagatgagCAAGAGAGTCAGATTCTCAAACTCTCCACAGACAGTGACAATTTGAGTAAGGAGAATAATTTCTTAAAGGATAGTATCATGCACTACGAGGAAAAACATAATGTCCTGGAAGAGGAAAATTATGTCTTATGTGATAAAGTGTTCGCTCTTGAGAACCTATCCTTGATTTTCCAAAGCTTCGCTGAGGAGAAACTTAGGGTGCTAAGAGATCTTGGTGATGATCACAACAAACTTAATGTGATGAACACTGCTCTTATTGGAAAGTTGAGCGTGACTGAGGGCATGCTTGGAGAGTCAAAACTCGAGAATCTTCATCTCAAGGAGAGGCTGCAGAAGACAGATAATGAGCTCAAGGCTGTAGCAACAGACAAAGATCATTTGAGTGTTGAGATAGAAATTGGAAAGGAAGTTTTGCATCAGATGACACAAGAACTTCAGGAAGCAGGAGAGAAGATAATTCTAGCAGAGAAAAAGAAACTAGAGTTGATTAAAAGTGTTGAAGATCTTAGAATGGAATACAATGAGATCAAAATGGCTCGAGAGCAGCAAGAGAGTCAGATTCTCCAACTCTCCATAGACAGTGAAAATTTGAGCAAGAAGAATAATTTCTTAATGGATAGTATCATGCAGTACGAGGAAAAACATAATGTCCTGGAAGAGGAAAATTATGTCTTATGTGATAAAGTGCTTGCTCTTGAGAACCTATCCTTGATTTTCCAATGCTTTGCCGATGAGAAACTTAGGGTGCTAAGAGATGTTGGTGATGATCACAGCAAACTTAATGTAATGAACACTGCTCTTATTGGAAATTTGAGTGTGGCTGAGGGCAAGTTTGAAGAATCAAAACTCAAGAATCTTCATCTCACGGAGAGGCTGCAGAAGACAGATAGCGAGCTCAAGGCTGTAGCAACAGACAAAGATCTGTTGAGTCTTGAGATCGAAATCGGAAAGGAAGTTTTGCATCAGATGGCACAAGAACTTCAGGAGGCTGGAGAGAAGATAATTCTAgcagagaaaaagaaaaaagagttaAGTAAATGTGTTGAAAATCTCAGGATGGAAAACAATGAGGTCAAAATAGCTCGAGATAAGCAAGAGAATCAGATTCTCAAACTCTCCACAGATGGTGACAATTTGAGAAAGGAGAATAATTTCTTAATGGATAGTATCATGCACTACGAGGAAAAACATAATGTCCTGGAAGAGGAAAATTATGTCTTATGTGATAAAGTGTTAGCTCTTGAGAACCTGTCCTTGATTTTCCAAAGCTTCGCTGATGAGAAACTTAGGGTGCTAAGAGATCTTGGTGATGATCACAATAAACTTAATGTGATGAACACTGCTCTTATTGGAAAGTTGAGCGCGGCTGAGGGCAGGCTTGAAGAATCAAAACTGGAGAATCTTCAACTCAAGGAGAGGCTGCAGAAGACAGATAATGAGCTCAAGGCTGTAGTAACAGACAAAGATCAGTTGAGTGTTGAGATTGAAATCGGGAAGGAAATTTTACATCAGATGGCACAAGAATTTCAGGAAGCAGGAGAGAGGATAATTCTAGCAGAGAAAAAGACACTAGAGTTAAGTAACAGTTCTGAAGATCTCAGAATGGAATACAATGAGGTCAAAATAGCTCGAGATGAGCAAGAGAATCTGATTCTCAAACTCTCCACAGACAGTGGCAATTTGAGCAAGGAGAATAATTTCTTGCGTGATGCAACTCAGAAACTGGAATCTAGTCTGCAGGTATTGCAAGATAATCATGATAAGAGTAAACTCCAAGAAGAGAATCTGCATTTGCAGCTGGACAAGAAAATCAACGAGATCAATGAGTTGGGGGCTCAAACTGTTTCACTTTTTGGTCAACTGCAACATTCCATGATCAGTCAGGTTCTCTACGAGCAGAAGTTTTATGAGCTCTATGATGCATGCCTTGGATACATTGATCAAAATGAAGTCCTCAAAAATCAACTGGATGCATTTCGGCCAGAGATTGTATCATTTAAGGAATGTATTTCATCCTTGGAGGACCAAACTGATATACACATAAAGTTTCAAAATCCCGAAGACGGGGATTTGCAG GATGGTCAGGGCACAGGCATTTCACCTGAAAGCATTCGAAGTGAAGACAAGAAAGTGTTGTCGCCGGTTTCTGATTTGCATGATCTCCGGGTTAGGCTTGAAGCTGTTGTGAAGGCAGCAGTCGAGATAAAGGATCTAATGGTACAGGAGAACATTGTTCTGCACTCCAAGCTTGATCAATCATTGAGGCAAATCGAGTTGCTGCAATCTGAAAGTGGGAAGCACCATAGAAACAGGAGGCCTACTTCCGAAATCACTGTGGAAGACAGTGCACTTTTGACAAAAGATATCGTTCTTGATCAGGTCTCCGACGGTTCGTACCACTACAGCAAGAAAGAAGCCGCTGACGTGGACAGCCAAATCGTCGAGTTATGGGAAACCGCAGAACCAGATGGCACCGTGGGTCTCACCATTGGCAAGTCAAACAGAACCATTCCTCCTTCCACCACCGCGACCTCTGATATCCGTCGTTCTAAATCGACGAGGAAACAGAAAGGCAGTTTTGCAGCCTCGTCCGATGCAATCGATGAGGACTTGAGCGTGGACAAATTAGAGATCTCCAAAAGATCCACCAATTCCTTTCAAGAAGGGAACAAGAGGAAGGTCTTGGAGAGGCTCGATTCGGACGTCCAGAAACTGGCGAATCTCCAGATCACGGTCCATGACTTGAAGAGGAAACTCGAGGTCACTGAGAAGGGCAAGCGGGGCAAAGCTGTTATCGAATGTGAGACGTTGAAGAGACAGCTGGACGAAGCTGACAGGTCCGTGATGCAACTGTTTGATCTGAATGGCAGGTTGATGAAGAGCATCGATGACAGGTCGTTCTCAGATTCAAAGTCCTCGTTCGACTTTGAAGGTGAGGATGGCGCCCGGAGGAGGAGAGTGTCGGAGCAAGCACGACGAATGTCTGAGAAAATTGGGAGGATACAGTTGGAAGTACAGAAGTTGCAGTTCATTCTGCTGAAACTAGACGAGAAGGACGGTGTGTCGAAGATGTCGGACCGGAGAATCTTGTTGAGGGATTACCTCTACGGAGGAGGCAGAGGGGGCCAGAGGCGTAAGAAAGGGCATTTTTGTGCTTGTGTTAAGCCTTCAACACTTGAAGATTGA
- the LOC121792950 gene encoding sulfate transporter 3.1-like, with protein MGTADHVDPYYSGATAGHRVEIPPRQPFSTSLKNTLKETFFPDDPLRQFKNQPPRRRLLLGLQYVFPIIEWGRHYTLGFFKADLIAGITIASLAIPQGISYAKLANLPPILGLYSSFVPPLIYAIMGSSRDLAVGTVAVASLLTAAMLGEVVDPQQDPQLYLHLAFTATFFAGLFEAAMGIFRLGFIVDFLSHATIVGFMAGAATVVILQQLKGVLGLEHFTHKTDVIDVLHSIFTQTHEWRWESALLGFVFLFYLLISKYFSKKRPNLFWVSAMAPLTSVILGSILVYLTHAEKHGVQVIGHLKKGINPPSFMDLNFDSRYLPTAIKTGIITGIISMAEGMAVGRSFAMFKNYHIDGNKEMIAFGMMNIVGSCTSCYLTTGPFSRSAVNFNAGCKTAVSNIVMAVAVMATLLFLTPLFHYTPLVVLAAIIVAAMLGLIDYEAAMHLWHVDKFDFLVCMAAYVGVVFGSIQIGLMLAIGLSIIRVLLFVARPRTLVLGNLPGSKEYRNIDHYEKAQSIPGVLILEIDAPIYFANSNYLRERIIRWIDEEEERIKASGEAGLQYVVLDMSAVGNIDTSGISMMDEIKKIIDRRGLKLVVVNPVAEVMKKLDKSKFLETLGQEWIFLTIGEAVGACNYMLHTCKPQDSEKYSNNV; from the exons atgggCACCGCCGATCACGTAGACCCTTACTACAGCGGCGCCACCGCGGGGCACCGCGTGGAGATCCCGCCTCGACAGCCGTTCTCGACGTCGCTGAAGAACACCCTGAAGGAGACATTCTTCCCGGACGACCCCCTCCGCCAGTTCAAGAACCAGCCTCCGCGGCGGCGGCTCCTCCTCGGGCTGCAGTACGTCTTCCCGATCATCGAGTGGGGCCGCCATTACACTCTCGGCTTCTTTAAAGCCGACCTCATCGCCGGAATCACCATCGCCAGCCTCGCCATTCCTCAGGGAATCAGCTATGCCAAGCTTGCCAATTTGCCTCCAATTCTTGGCCTTT ATTCAAGCTTTGTTCCGCCGTTGATCTACGCAATAATGGGGAGCTCGCGGGACTTGGCCGTCGGGACAGTGGCTGTCGCGTCGCTCCTGACGGCCGCCATGCTCGGGGAAGTCGTCGACCCGCAGCAAGACCCCCAGCTCTATCTCCATCTCGCCTTCACGGCAACTTTCTTCGCCGGCCTCTTCGAGGCGGCCATGGGCATTTTCAG GCTAGGGTTCATTGTGGATTTTCTATCACATGCAACAATAGTAGGATTCATGGCAGGAGCAGCAACGGTTGTGATTTTGCAACAATTGAAAGGTGTTTTAGGGCTTGAACATTTTACTCACAAGACTGACGTCATCGATGTATTGCATTCTATTTTCACACAAACTCACGAG TGGAGATGGGAAAGTGCTCTATTGGGATTTGTTTTCCTATTCTATCTCCTAATTTCGAAATACTTT AGCAAGAAGAGGCCAAATCTATTCTGGGTATCGGCAATGGCTCCATTAACATCAGTGATATTGGGAAGCATTCTTGTGTACTTGACCCATGCTGAAAAGCACGGGGTCCAAGTG ATAGGACATTTGAAGAAGGGGATAAATCCACCTTCATTTATGGATCTCAACTTTGATTCAAGATATCTACCCACAGCAATCAAGACTGGCATCATCACGGGCATCATTTCGATGGCG GAGGGTATGGCAGTGGGGAGAAGCTTTGCCATGTTCAAGAACTATCACATTGATGGAAACAAAGAAATGATTGCTTTTGGAATGATGAACATTGTTGGTTCTTGCACCTCTTGCTATCTTACCACAG GGCCGTTTTCGAGGTCGGCGGTGAACTTCAACGCGGGTTGCAAGACGGCGGTGTCGAACATAGTGATGGCGGTGGCGGTGATGGCGACATTGTTGTTCCTAACGCCGTTGTTCCATTACACGCCACTAGTGGTGCTAGCGGCGATCATTGTGGCGGCGATGCTTGGCCTCATCGACTACGAGGCAGCGATGCATTTGTGGCACGTGGACAAATTCGACTTTCTCGTGTGCATGGCCGCCTACGTCGGCGTCGTCTTCGGCAGCATTCAGATCGGACTCATGCTCGCG ATTGGACTTTCCATAATTAGGGTTTTGCTTTTTGTGGCAAGACCAAGAACATTAGTTCTTGGGAATCTTCCTGGCTCTAAGGAGTATAGAAACATCGATCATTATGAGAAAGCTCAAAGTATCCCCGGAGTTCTAATTCTTGAAATCGACGCTCCCATTTACTTTGCTAATTCCAACTACTTGAGAGAGAG GATTATAAGATGGAtcgacgaggaagaagagaggatcAAAGCCTCCGGTGAGGCTGGATTGCAGTACGTTGTGCTCGACATGAGTG CGGTGGGAAACATTGATACAAGTGGGATTAGCATGATGGATGAGATTAAGAAGATTATTGATCGGAGAGGGCTCAAG TTGGTAGTGGTGAATCCGGTGGCGGAGGTGATGAAGAAGCTCGATAAATCGAAGTTTCTAGAAACATTGGGACAAGAATGGATCTTCTTGACGATCGGAGAAGCTGTGGGAGCCTGTAATTACATGCTTCACACGTGCAAGCCACAAGATTCTGAGAAATATAGCAATAATGTTTGA
- the LOC121792952 gene encoding protein ANTAGONIST OF LIKE HETEROCHROMATIN PROTEIN 1-like, which produces MPPPKKPNKMNKDSKKIQKGKKKKKKKKIKIINKTAAVDSKAIDSEWWDIFWKRNSTSDVPLDEDEGFKHFFRVSKRTFEYICSLVREDLISRPPSGLINIEGRLLSVEKQVAIALRRLASGESQVSVGASFGVGQSTVSQVTWRFIEAMEERARHHLKWPDSSQIGRIKSGFEALCGLPNCCGAIDSTHIVMTLPAVQTSNDWCDQENNYSMFVQGVFDFEMRFLDIVTGWPGGMPISRLLKCSGFYKLCESGARLNGNVKKLSAGEDIREYIVGGASYPLLPWLVTPFEGGEPTSLSEFNPVLETARSAAVKAFAQLKGGWRILNKVMWRPDKRKLPSIILVCCLLHNIIIDCGDNLDPSVALSAHHDSDYRGHVCKQIDDVGRDVRDRLVKHLLCRNGNVLCS; this is translated from the exons ATGCCTCCACCGAAAAAACCCAACAAAATGAACAAAGATTCGAAGAAAATCCAGAAagggaagaaaaagaagaagaaaaagaagatcaaGATCATCAATAAGACAGCTGCAGTAGACAGTAAAGCTATTGATTCCGAATGGTGGGATATTTTCTGGAAGAGGAATTCTACTTCGG ATGTTCCACTTGATGAGGATGAAGGATTCAAGCATTTCTTTCGGGTTTCGAAGAGAACTTTCGAGTACATTTGTTCTCTCGTAAGGGAAGATCTCATCTCCAGGCCTCCTTCGGGGCTCATCAACATCGAGGGAAGACTCCTCAGTGTCGAGAAGCAGGTTGCTATTGCATTACGGAGATTGGCTTCTGGCGAGTCTCAGGTTTCGGTAGGAGCTTCCTTTGGGGTGGGGCAGTCGACGGTTTCCCAGGTTACTTGGAGATTTATTGAGGCCATGGAGGAGCGTGCGAGGCATCACCTCAAGTGGCCTGACTCGAGCCAAATCGGGCGAATCAAATCTGGCTTCGAAGCGTTGTGTGGGTTGCCTAATTGCTGCGGAGCGATAGATTCCACTCACATTGTTATGACCCTTCCTGCTGTTCAAACCTCAAACGATTGGTGCGATCAGGAGAACAATTACAGCATGTTTGTGCAGGGCGTTTTCGACTTTGAGATGCGGTTTCTCGACATAGTTACTGGATGGCCTGGCGGCATGCCTATTTCCCGACTTCTCAAATGCTCTGGCTTCTACAAACTCTGTGAAAGTGGCGCGCGCCTGAATGGTAACGTGAAAAAACTATCTGCGGGAGAAGATATTAGAGAGTACATTGTTGGTGGTGCTAGTTACCCTCTTCTCCCGTGGCTCGTGACTCCATTTGAAGGAGGCGAACCAACCTCATTGTCAGAGTTCAATCCGGTTCTCGAGACTGCAAGGTCCGCTGCTGTGAAGGCCTTCGCGCAGCTGAAGGGCGGCTGGAGAATCCTCAACAAGGTGATGTGGCGGCCTGACAAGAGGAAGCTACCGAGCATCATCTTGGTATGTTGTTTACTTCATAATATCATTATCGATTGCGGGGATAACTTGGATCCCAGCGTTGCCTTGTCCGCGCATCACGACTCCGACTATAGAGGGCATGTTTGTAAGCAAATTGATGATGTGGGGAGAGATGTTAGGGACAGGTTGGTTAAGCATTTGTTGTGTAGAAATGGAAATGTTTTGTGTTCTTGA